CCCGAGCTTGCCGAGGGTCTGAATCAGGCTCTTGGTCTTGTGGGACGCGATATCCCAGTTCTCGACCACCGTAATCTGGCCACTCGCCAGCTTGGCGGACAGCGCGTTGCGCAGGGCGGCGCGCCGGGCCTTCTTGGGGAAGGCGTAATCATAGGAACGGGGGTGCGGACCGTGGGTGGTGCCACCGCCCTTCCACAGCGGGCTGCGGATGGAACCCACACGCGCGCGACCGGTGCCCTTCTGCTTCCAGAGCTTCTTGCCGGAGCCGCTGACTTCCCACTTGTCCTTGGTCTTCGCCGTGCCGGCGCGACGCCGGGCCAGGAAGTGGCGCACCGCCTCCCAGATGAGGTGGTTGTTCAACTCTTCGAGCTTGAAGACTTCGGGCAGCAGATCAACCGTGCCAGCGGGCTTGTTCTCGAGGTTGACGACGGGGTGCTGGAACGCTGCCATCTTAGGCCTCCTGCTTGATGACGATGTACCCACCCTTGGGGCCGGGGACGGCGCCCTTGATGAGCAGCAGGTTGTTCTCGACATCCACCTTCGCGATTTCCAGATTGCGCACGGTCACCTGGGCGTCGCCCATGTGGCCAGCCATGCGCATGCCCGGGAAGACGCGGCTGGGGTAGCTGGACTGGCCGATGGAGCCAGGCGCGCGGTGGAACATGGAACCGTGTGTCGCACGGCCACCAGCGAAGTGGTGCCGCTTGATGACGCCGGCGAAACCCTTGCCCTTGCTGATGCCGGTGACATTGACCTTGGTCTTCGCCTCGAAGGCGCTCGCCAGGACACTGTCGCCAGGCTTGGCTTCGCTGGAGGCATCCACCTTGATCTCGCGGATCACCCGAACCGGAGCGACGCCGAGCTTCTCGCAATGGCCCTTTTCAGCCTTGGAGGCGCGCTTGCCGCCGTTCGGATCCACGAAGCCGATCTGGATGGCTTCATAGCCATCCTTGGCAGAGGTCTTGCGCTGGACGACCACACAAGGGCCGGCCTGGATGACGGTCACGGGGACAATCTGTCCCTGCTCATTGAAGATCTGGGTCATTCCCAGCTTCTTGCCGATGATTCCTTTGGACATGTTTTCTCCCCCCTCTACCTGTTGCCCTGACGGCTGAAGACCTTGATCTCCACGTCAACGCCAGCGGGCAGATCCAGGCGCATGAGGGTGTCCACGGTGTTCTGGGTCGGATTCAGGATGTCGAGCAGCCGCTTGTGCGTGCGGATTTCGAACTGGTCCCGGCTCTTCTTGTCCACGTGGGGGGAACGGTTGACGGTGTACTTGTTCGTCCGGGTGGGCAAAGGAATCGGTCCTGCCACCTGGGCGCCCGTGCGCTTGGCGGTGTCCACGATTTCGCGGGTGCTCTGATCGAGCAGACGGTGGTCGAAGGCACGCAAACGGATGCGGATGTTGTCTTTCATGCTCACTCCATTGGGACGCTGAACGTCCATAGACGTGGGGCGCTGACCGCCCATGTAAATCCGTCCCAACGACAGGGACAGGGCTGATCAGCATAACAAAAGCCGCTGAAAACACAACGGCTATTTTGAGAAGAACGCACGACCACCCGTGGGTGGAAGCGGTTGGATCAAGAGGCCCGGCAACCTTGCGGTTCGAGAAATGACCTCACCCCGAGAGGGGCTAAAAAAGCAGGTAAAGCAGAAATGACTGGAATTGCGAGCAACGAGGACTGGCTTCGCCAGGCCGAGTTGTGGGGGTCCGGGGGTGTGTGCGAAGCACGGAACCCCCGGAGAGAATCAACCTACTTGGCGCCCTTGACCTTGGCCACGATCTCTTCGGCCACGTTGCGGGGAGCTTCCTCGTAGTGCGAGAACTGCATGGTGTAGTTGCCGCGACCCTGGGTCATGCCGCGGAGGGTGGTCGAATAGGCGAACATCTCGGCCAGGGGCACCTTGGCGGTGACGACCTTGACGCCGGCCCGGTCTTCCATGTTCTCGATGCGGCCACGACGGCTGTTCAGGTTGCCGATGACATCGCCCATGTAGTCCTCGGGGACCACCACCTCAACGCCCATGATGGGTTCGAGGATCACAGGGGAAGCCTTTTCGCAGCCGTTCTTGAAGCCCATGGAGCCGGCGATCTTGAACGCCATTTCGTTGGAGTCCACGTCGTGGTAGCTGCCGTCGTAGATGGTGATCTTGATGTCGACGCAGGGGTAGCCCGCCAGGACGCCGGACTGCATGGCTTCCTGGATGCCCTGGTCGATGGGCTTGATGTATTCCTTGGGAATCACGCCGCCCTTGATGTCGTTGATGAACTCGTAGCCCTTGCCAGCCTCGTTGGGCTCGACATACATCTTGACGTGGCCGTACTGGCCGCGGCCGCCGGACTGACGGACGAACTTGCCTTCGGCGTCCACGCGCTTCCGGATGGTTTCGCGGTAGGCCACCATGGGCTTGCCCACGTTGGCTTCCACCTTGAACTCGCGCATCATGCGATCAACGATGATCTCAAGGTGCAGCTCGCCCATGCCGGCGATGATGGTCTGGTTGGTTTCGGGATCGGTCTTCACCTTGAAGGTGGGATCTTCCTGGGCCAGGCGGCTCAGGGCCACGCCCATCTTCTCCTGGTCGGCCTTGGTCTTGGGCTCGATGGCCACCTGGATCACGGGATCCGGGAAATCCATGGACTCGAGGATCACGGGGTGGTTCTCGTCGCAGATGGTCTGGCCCGTAAGGACTTCCTTCAGACCCACAGCGGCAGCGATGTCGCCGGTGCGGACCTCTTCAATGTCCTCGCGCTTGTTGGCGTGCATCTGGAGCAGGCGGCCAATGCGCTCACGGCGACCCTTGGCGGCGTTGTAGACGCCAGAGCCCGCAGCGAGCACGCCGGAGTAGACGCGAAGGAAGGCCAGCGAACCCACGAAGGGATCGGCCATGATCTTGAAGATGAGGGCGGAGAAGGGCTCCTTGTCCTCGGCCTTGCGCTCAGTCTCGTTGCCGTCGGCGTCGACACCCTTGATGGCCGCGATGTCGAGGGGCGAAGGCATGTAGCTCACCACCGCGTCGAGCATGGGCTGGACGCCCTTGTTCTTGAAGGCGGAGCCGCACATCATCGGCGTGAAGAGGAGCTTGATGCAGCCGGTGCGGATGCCCGTGCGGATCTCGTCCTCGGTCAGCTCTTCGCCGCCCAGGTACTTGTCCATGAGCGCGTCGTCGGTCTCGGCGACCATTTCGACCATCTTTTCGCGCCATTCCTTGGCCGTGGCCACCAGCTCGGCAGGAATCTCACCATAGATGACCTTGAAGCCCTTGTCGCCCTCGTCGAAGGTGAGGGCCTTCATCAGGACGAGATCGACCACGCCCTTGAAGTCTTCCTCGGCGCCGATGGGGATCTGGATGGGCATGGGACGCGCCTTCAGGCGAGTCTTCATCATCTCGACGACACGGAAGAAATCCGCGCCGGGGCGATCCATCTTGTTCACGAAGGCCATGCGGGGCACGCCGTACTTGTCGGCCTGCCGCCACACGGTCTCAGACTGGGGCTCGACGCCGCCCACCGCGCAGAACACGGCGCAGGCGCCGTCCAGCACGCGCAGGGAGCGCTCCACCTCGGCCGTGAAGTCCACGTGGCCGGGGGTGTCGATGATGTTGATGCGGTGCTCAATGCCCTTCAGCTGGCCCGTCTGGGCGGTCCAGGCGGCCGTGATGGCAGCGGAGGTGATGGTGATGCCGCGCTCCTGCTCCTGCACCATCCAGTCGGTGGTCGCAGCACCCTCATGCACCTCGCCGATCTTGTGGATCTTGCCGGTGTAGTAGAGGATGCGCTCCGTCGTGGTGGTCTTGCCGGCATCGATGTGCGCCATGATGCCGATGTTCCGGTAGCGCTCGAGTGGGGTCTGGCGGGCCACGGCGGCCTCCTGAAAGGGTGAAAACGGAATCGGAGTCGGAAATGCTTCTTCAAAGACCTTCGCGGAAGGAGCCGCCCGAGTGGCGGCTCCTTCCGGTCGGAGGGATTGCTACCAGCGGAAGTGGGCGAAGGCCTTGTTGGCTTCGGCCATCTTGTGGACGTCGTCCTTCTTCTTGATGGACGCGCCGCGGAAATTCATGGCGTCGAGGATCTCGCCCGCCAGCTTGTCGCGCATGGTGCGCTCGCCGCGGGAAGCGGAGTAGATCTTCAGCCAGCGCATGGCCAGGGACTGGCGGCGGTTCTGGGGAACCTCCACGGGCACCTGGTAGGTGGCGCCACCCACGCGGCGGGACTTGACTTCCACCGAGGGCTTGATGTTGTTGAGAGCCTTCTGGAAGGCCTCGAGAGCCTCTTCGCCACTCTTCTTGGCGACGATTTCCAGCGCTCCGTAGAGGATGCGCTCGGCGGTGGCCTTCTTGCCGCGCTCCATGAGGATGTTCACAAACTTGGAGACGACGAGGCTGTTGTAGACGGGATCCGGAAGGATCTCACGCTTGGCGGGTGCGGAACGGCGAGCCATGTTTTACCTCCCCCTACTTCTTCTTGGCCGGCGCGGCGCCAGCCTTGGGGCGCTTGGCGCCGTACTTGGAACGGGACTGGTTACGGCCCGCAACGCCGGTGGCGTCCAGGGTGCCGCGGACCACGTGATAGCGCACGCCCGGCAGATCTTTCACACGGCCGCCGCGGATGAGCACGATGCTGTGCTCCTGCAAATTGTGGCCCACGCCCGGGATGTAGGTCGTGCACTCGATGCCGTTGGTGAGGCGCACACGCGCCACCTTGCGAAGCGCGGAATTCGGCTTCTTGGGGGTGGTGGTGAACACACGGGTGCACACGCCACGCTTCTGCGGGCAAGCGTCAAGCGCGGGGCTCTTCGTCTTGTTGGTGAACGTCTTCCGCCCATGGCGGATCAGCTGATTGATGGTAGGCACACCATCCTCCAAGGAAGGCACCGGGTTGTCCGGGCCTGGGTCTGAGAGGTTCCGCCGCAAACAGGCACCGGGGAACATCGGACAGATGAAAACCTTCGCCGACCCACGGGGCCGGAACCATCTAGGCTATCGGAATGGCCAGGGAAGTCAACGCATCAAGTGTGAATTGAGGCGGACATCACCCGGCGAGGGGGCACCCGCAGCCGCCTGCCGCACAACCATGGCCACCCTTCGGGGCCTCGGCCTTGGGGGAGGCGCTCTCGGCCGGAGCCGCGGCCGCGCCCTTGTACCAGCCCCCACCGGTCAGGGCGAAGGCCGCCACGGAGACCTGGCGCCGCATGCCCTCGGGCTTCCCACAGGCCTGACAGGCATGGACCTCCGGCGCCGAAAGGCTTTCCAGCTTCTCCTCGGATTGGCCACAAGCTTCGCAACGATACTCGTAGAGGGGCATGGCAGACTTCTCCTGGGAATCGTCCCCGAACCGATGATTTTACCTAGGTACTGAGATGCCGTCACCGACCCGTTTCTTCCAAAGCCCCGAGGCCTTTTTGGCGGCCATCCCCAGGCCGAAGGTCCTCTGCTTCACCAACGGCTGCTTCGATCTCATCCACCCGGGCCATGTGCAGTACCTCGCCGACGCCAGGGCCCTGGGCGATTTCCTGGTGGTGGGCCTCAACAGTGACGCCTCGGTGGCCCGCCTGAAGGGTGACTCCCGCCCCCTCCAGGACGAGGCTGCCCGCGCCGCCATCCTGCTGGGCCTGCGGAGCGTCGATGCCGTGGTGCGCTTTAACGAGGACACCCCGCTGGAACTCATCGGGGCCCTGCAGCCCGATGTGCTCGTAAAGGGCGGCGACTACACACCAGAGACAGTTGTTGGCCGCGAGATCGTCGAAGGCCGGGGCGGACGCCTGGTGCTCATTCCCTTTCTACCGGGCCACAGCACCACCCGCATCGAGCAGCGGATCCGCAGTGGACGAGGCGTCACGCTGGAGTAGCCTTCCCAGGAACGCCCTCCAGTAGTCCCATTGGATGATTCGGCAGAACGAAGCCACCGCTAGCCTGGAACTGGCTCCCTCTGAGCCCGTTTTTCCGGAGGTTCCATGCGGCACACCACCCTCGTCATCCTCGGCCTCGCCGGCACCCTGCTTTCCGCCCAGAACATCACTGGAGGCCTGCACACGGGCCTCTCCCTGCCCGTGGGCGACCTCAAGGACAAGTCTGACCGGGGCACCAACCAGATGTTCGGTGCCCACGTGGGTGGCCACCTCGATTTCAACATCACCTCCCACCACCAGGTGCGCGCCCAGCTCAGCTATCAGAACTTCCCCGGCTCCGGGTGGGGCGGCGCCAGCGATGACAAGAACAGCTTCAAGGCCCTGCAAGCCGGTGCGGATTGGGTGTACCACTTCCAGAGCCCGCGGCAGGGTTGGTACACCATCGCCGGTGCCACATTGAACAGCGTGAAGGAAGACTGGGAAGCCACCGCCGCTGGCCGCCGGATCTCCGGAAGCGCCAGCCAGAGCGGCAAGCTGGGCGTGCGCGGAGGCGGTGGCTACACCTTCAACCAGATGATTTCC
This sequence is a window from Geothrix sp. PMB-07. Protein-coding genes within it:
- the rpsL gene encoding 30S ribosomal protein S12, whose translation is MPTINQLIRHGRKTFTNKTKSPALDACPQKRGVCTRVFTTTPKKPNSALRKVARVRLTNGIECTTYIPGVGHNLQEHSIVLIRGGRVKDLPGVRYHVVRGTLDATGVAGRNQSRSKYGAKRPKAGAAPAKKK
- the fusA gene encoding elongation factor G, which gives rise to MARQTPLERYRNIGIMAHIDAGKTTTTERILYYTGKIHKIGEVHEGAATTDWMVQEQERGITITSAAITAAWTAQTGQLKGIEHRINIIDTPGHVDFTAEVERSLRVLDGACAVFCAVGGVEPQSETVWRQADKYGVPRMAFVNKMDRPGADFFRVVEMMKTRLKARPMPIQIPIGAEEDFKGVVDLVLMKALTFDEGDKGFKVIYGEIPAELVATAKEWREKMVEMVAETDDALMDKYLGGEELTEDEIRTGIRTGCIKLLFTPMMCGSAFKNKGVQPMLDAVVSYMPSPLDIAAIKGVDADGNETERKAEDKEPFSALIFKIMADPFVGSLAFLRVYSGVLAAGSGVYNAAKGRRERIGRLLQMHANKREDIEEVRTGDIAAAVGLKEVLTGQTICDENHPVILESMDFPDPVIQVAIEPKTKADQEKMGVALSRLAQEDPTFKVKTDPETNQTIIAGMGELHLEIIVDRMMREFKVEANVGKPMVAYRETIRKRVDAEGKFVRQSGGRGQYGHVKMYVEPNEAGKGYEFINDIKGGVIPKEYIKPIDQGIQEAMQSGVLAGYPCVDIKITIYDGSYHDVDSNEMAFKIAGSMGFKNGCEKASPVILEPIMGVEVVVPEDYMGDVIGNLNSRRGRIENMEDRAGVKVVTAKVPLAEMFAYSTTLRGMTQGRGNYTMQFSHYEEAPRNVAEEIVAKVKGAK
- the rpsJ gene encoding 30S ribosomal protein S10, whose protein sequence is MKDNIRIRLRAFDHRLLDQSTREIVDTAKRTGAQVAGPIPLPTRTNKYTVNRSPHVDKKSRDQFEIRTHKRLLDILNPTQNTVDTLMRLDLPAGVDVEIKVFSRQGNR
- the rpsG gene encoding 30S ribosomal protein S7; translated protein: MARRSAPAKREILPDPVYNSLVVSKFVNILMERGKKATAERILYGALEIVAKKSGEEALEAFQKALNNIKPSVEVKSRRVGGATYQVPVEVPQNRRQSLAMRWLKIYSASRGERTMRDKLAGEILDAMNFRGASIKKKDDVHKMAEANKAFAHFRW
- a CDS encoding zinc ribbon domain-containing protein encodes the protein MPLYEYRCEACGQSEEKLESLSAPEVHACQACGKPEGMRRQVSVAAFALTGGGWYKGAAAAPAESASPKAEAPKGGHGCAAGGCGCPLAG
- the rplD gene encoding 50S ribosomal protein L4; translated protein: MAAFQHPVVNLENKPAGTVDLLPEVFKLEELNNHLIWEAVRHFLARRRAGTAKTKDKWEVSGSGKKLWKQKGTGRARVGSIRSPLWKGGGTTHGPHPRSYDYAFPKKARRAALRNALSAKLASGQITVVENWDIASHKTKSLIQTLGKLGVNGSALLVGTEASENLTKAAGNNPKLQIVESLGVNVYELLKYDQVIFSKEAVLALQEVVKP
- the rplC gene encoding 50S ribosomal protein L3, coding for MSKGIIGKKLGMTQIFNEQGQIVPVTVIQAGPCVVVQRKTSAKDGYEAIQIGFVDPNGGKRASKAEKGHCEKLGVAPVRVIREIKVDASSEAKPGDSVLASAFEAKTKVNVTGISKGKGFAGVIKRHHFAGGRATHGSMFHRAPGSIGQSSYPSRVFPGMRMAGHMGDAQVTVRNLEIAKVDVENNLLLIKGAVPGPKGGYIVIKQEA
- the rfaE2 gene encoding D-glycero-beta-D-manno-heptose 1-phosphate adenylyltransferase: MPSPTRFFQSPEAFLAAIPRPKVLCFTNGCFDLIHPGHVQYLADARALGDFLVVGLNSDASVARLKGDSRPLQDEAARAAILLGLRSVDAVVRFNEDTPLELIGALQPDVLVKGGDYTPETVVGREIVEGRGGRLVLIPFLPGHSTTRIEQRIRSGRGVTLE